Within the Candidatus Izemoplasma sp. genome, the region TCGCTTTTTTCATTTGGTTTGCATTCCGGATACGGGTTAACATATCTGCGATAGGATCTGTCATTACCATTTATTTTTCCTCCTTCCAATTGCTTGGAATATAGTTTATTTTAGCTTACCAGCTTGCTTTTTTAACGCCTGGTATTTGTCCTTTATATGCCAATTCACGGAAACAAATACGGCATAATTTAAATTTTTTGTAAACGCCATGAGGTCTCCCACAACGTTGACAGCGTGTATATTCTCTTGAAGAGAATTTCGCTTTCTTTTGTTGTTTTACAACCATTGATTTTTTTGCCATTAGTTTCCTCCTTATTTCTTAAACGGCATTCCGAGTTGTTTGAGCAATTCTAACCCTTCGATGTCTGAATTAGCCGTTGTAACAATCACGATATCCATACCGCGAACACGGTTAACTTTATCATAGTTAATCTCAGGGAAAATTAATTGTTCTTTAACACCTAGTGTATAATTTCCACGACCATCAAACGCTTTGTTTGACACCCCTTGGAAGTCTCTAACACGTGGCAATGCCACAGCGATTAATTTATCTAAAAATTGATACATTCTTTCACCGCGTAATGTCACTTTACATCCAATTGCCATACCTTCACGAATTT harbors:
- a CDS encoding type Z 30S ribosomal protein S14; translation: MAKKSMVVKQQKKAKFSSREYTRCQRCGRPHGVYKKFKLCRICFRELAYKGQIPGVKKASW
- the rplE gene encoding 50S ribosomal protein L5, coding for MNRLQETYNTSVRQALVEKFDYSSIMEAPKVDKIVVNMGVGDAKDNAKALDDAVEELMTLTGQKPVITKAKKSIANFKIREGMAIGCKVTLRGERMYQFLDKLIAVALPRVRDFQGVSNKAFDGRGNYTLGVKEQLIFPEINYDKVNRVRGMDIVIVTTANSDIEGLELLKQLGMPFKK